The Plasmodium vinckei vinckei genome assembly, chromosome: PVVCY_14 genome window below encodes:
- a CDS encoding WD repeat-containing protein 82, putative, with translation MNSIVYKKIKLNDDIIKKFEVLRAFKYKHAITRNMAWSYDGELLLTSNKNDSITIYSLVEGRSYKTLQSKNCGVDVVRFLDNANEVIVCSTKSNNSEHKQFLRFWDIKENKYVKSLPQIGNICELNGISVNPNKKLMLVNSDDCHVKLYYFNCDIPLIIYKSNFKRPVSCFDNEGLIFIASYGKKEIHFYDVLMYNRGEYNVVSLKNILQNDEFITNLLFTPNNKAIIVSTIKNNHFKIDSITGKFICSYKYSDVIPKNKQNLHYNPGTTNNDFIEESTNNNTAFNQSINIQNLYNNTTFQNRPYSLFIPTITPDGKYIMCGWRDNGIHIWKESGEYMASLYGHAGPPENVSFNPKCAILASSCLNVALWQPSI, from the exons atgAATTCTATAgtatataagaaaataaaactaaatgatgatattataaaaaagtttgAGGTGTTAAGAGCattcaaatataaacatgCAATTACTAGAAACATGGCATGGAGTTATGATGgagaattattattaacatcaaataaaaatgactCTATAACTATTTATAGTTTAGTAGAAGGACGGTCATATAAAACATTACAAAGTAAAAATTGTGGTGTAGATGTTGTTCGATTTTTAGATAATGCAAATGAAGTAATTGTATGTTCTACTAAATCTAACAATTCTGAacataaacaatttttacgATTTTGggatataaaagaaaataaatatgtaaaatcGTTACCACAAATAGGTAATATATGTGAATTAAATGGAATATCTGTAAatccaaataaaaaattaatgttaGTTAATTCTGATGATTGTCATGTCaagttatattattttaattgtgACATTccattaataatatataaatcaaaTTTCAAAAGACCAGTTTCTTGTTTTGATAATGAAGgtcttatatttattgctTCTTATGGAAAAAAGGAAatccatttttatgatGTATTAATGTATAATCGTGGTGAATATAATGTTGttagtttaaaaaatatattacaaaatgatgaatttataactaatcttttatttactccaaataataaagcaATTATAGTTTctacaattaaaaataaccattttaaaattgatTCGATTACtggaaaatttatatgttcATACAAATATAGTGATGTCattccaaaaaataaacaaaatttacATTATAACCCTGGGACAACAAATAATGATTTCATAGAGGAATccacaaataataatactgCATTCAATCAatctataaatattcaaaatttatataataatactacTTTTCAAAATCGACCTTactctttatttatacctACTATTACCCCAGATGGAAAATACATAATGTGTG GATGGAGAGACAATGGAATTCACATTTGGAAAGAAAGCGGAGAATATATGGCATCTTTATATGGCCATGCAG GCCCTCCTGAAAACGTCAGTTTCAATCCAAAGTGCGCAATATTGGCTTCAA GCTGCTTAAATGTCGCATTGTGGCA
- a CDS encoding double C2-like domain-containing protein, putative, with the protein MILNKFKNIVNLNNTPEKEANKNGDENENKDPNAQNTQEQSLDETNDKTFFDDMLGAPQYTYDEFIKILKTPQEERGDTEDLRKHWGHPRRWKVILWDIQIQNYMNNDFNAFVDFDFGGDREECRIQRGSKMKIYTKGKSKNCLRTQVVCNVRAEQKKEIKFKKVFEYRGSYLDLENEKLRIKVWEYKKFTLNKLEGIYEEPLLSFATGQIYNETTLYKFIKNSRVKRCQLFFQLYFQELYDFELSFLNWSFSDLLSHTYIQEKSLNYFENPDTIEKRYIDKSQCSIFPKMCRPQKKINKNRNNKKYKKKRLGDNIDEKFSFNTVLSNESNDISSNNVNNGTIVVKNKTERVSRNLEKLFFRNLSLLNNIEENEDISFQNLENVKLPNPRVTMKLIHTPKGNDGFTIVSMCQKNVRYPMWENLGEIYFRGTLRDLDVSYLSVKVEDMSAPKDAREIGVCQIPLKGIVDYPHIMHELEASPWIVEEAKCEGWSKKLKEWKFGKLEGKVVVGRVPRYRQIGDMYHIDNKYCYLIVHILNIDQIVTVDNVKELDSYVEVSFDETSRRTKIVKKTLTPNYDSYIAIPLRFNNKNELNYENFSKKGCIYIDVWGKTDDVIYIGGISITPYEIFYNEKNARRKKTKLEHTDLETNIKINYETVVYKGCKKLHFLHDDQRLSNLNFSIWTYPDLLNSEGSNKDTRIYSPPVFNTTNNFPLKLAQKYEKLKSLYFQVLKAIKGIPESCTDISKAKRYFNYELLNQRKENHFLPTLITNVKSPYFFESERAIFHYVRCIPFIHKKENLVFTPDFTLQLKGGNALDHSLLLCSLFLGIPVISFVCFGTLLDNQKHAWVATLEFNEHKNYGLIKFWETTTGNVYTLKKRFLDINKLKSLKIQLSESKHKLHLRDDFLHRNSTQKDIDTIKEQTKRYIKEIFQNRNRDVPPNGPSLPYKTIDLIFNNTNIYVNLQDPDPLNIWYDYWKFDYWFPFSSIQYNIQPCFTIKTFSHKIEDMELDRLAKDLRTNIEENINIYRASRNLSTRWNKDETLELFLQVGLELLHQLNTSRKDDERLAKVKIDDWKKALYHKVPQSHRLLGFPYHFNTCKSKFITDKLISTLAILESRDKSLCLSLAVCIYSLPGGFISVYIYIITCVKVTQREMRKIEITKEKAQRKTKLKNLKKNDHSNNNGDTQSGEAEDTYNVQNDNDGILTNFDETLKDDPYYENEQNTNANKSPFDNFYKNEENTNMIGLNKENQNEENENSSRNGERRRKKLQKSVDLINIMLEIKNRKKSRVIDKDAKKNEPEENKNNEQSLIDDKNNILDKTDDKDQMESKEKDIDQTPGDDKIKTKDKEETKKKKKSKSKKKEKDPEYEKLMMSNAYLEQERKRLQEDMEKLKLEKEELRLQKAIEQEDANQKLIEENKKLKKELLENNTLERKASFMLKVSEWEKKEKERIKQQEEDYKKMIEEAKLNENKEKHSKSKEKDEDNKEKIKTTKGDKHKKSHNKNQKEIIPEVNDDDVDLTKEIDYGEKTKEIDHEDTKSYIGLEHQIKNEVSEESDDSFDSKMRDKDGKQHEKGYIDLTSFDENLDLNKIYKNTSGFGNTNETKRNTIKVHTTRRIYNDNKPDDTEDSDIIDNGNQANIARYLYDKSISQNVNQKKYYDEKPHYGKDMKNITYKEIKDYDLFKGFIEETKKKKKIVLVKKP; encoded by the exons atgattttgaacaagtttaaaaatattgttaatttaaataatacgCCAGAAAAAGaagcaaataaaaatggcgatgaaaatgaaaataaagatcCTAATGCCCAAAATACCCAAGAACAATCTTTAGACGAAACAAATGATAAAACATTCTTTGATGATATGTTGGGAGCACCCCAATATACTTATGATgaatttatcaaaattttaaaaacgCCACAAGAAGAAAGAGGAGATACCGAAGATTTAAGAAAACATTGGGGTCATCCAAGAAGATGGAAAGTTATTTTATGGGATATacaaatacaaaattatatgaacaaTGATTTTAATGCTTTTGTTGATTTTGATTTTGGAGGAGATAGAGAAGAGTGTAGAATACAG aGAGGTtctaaaatgaaaatatataccaaAGGAAAGtcaaaaaattgtttacgTACTCAAGTAGTTTGCAATGTGAGAGcagaacaaaaaaaagaaataaaatttaaaaaggtTTTTGAATATAGAGGATCTTATCTTGatttagaaaatgaaaaattaagaataaaagtatgggaatataaaaaatttacattaaataaattggaAGGTATATATGAAGAACcattattatcttttgCAACAggacaaatatataatgaaacgactttatataaatttataaaaaattcgaGAGTTAAGCGATgccaattattttttcaattatattttcaagagttatatgattttgaattatcttttttaaattggtCATTTAGTGATTTATTAtcacatacatatatacaagaaaaaagtttaaattatttcgaAAATCCTGATACGATCGAAAAAAGGTACATAGACAAATCTCAATGTAGTATATTCCCTAAAATGTGTAGAcctcaaaaaaaaataaataaaaatagaaataataaaaaatataaaaaaaaacgattGGGTGATAACATCGatgaaaaattttcatttaatacAGTTTTGTCAAATGAATCCAATGATATTTCTAGCAATAATGTTAATAATGGTACTAtagttgtaaaaaataaaaccgAAAGAGTTTCGAGAAATTTAGAaaagttattttttagaaacctaagtttattaaataatatcgaagaaaatgaagatatttcttttcaaaatttagaaaatgtTAAATTACCAAACCCTAGAGTAACTATGAAATTAATTCATACACCAAAAGGAAATGATGGATTTACTATCGTTTCTATGTGCCAAAAAAATGTTCGTTATCCTATGTGGGAAAATTTAGGAGAAATTTATTTCAGAGGGACATTACGTGATTTAGATGTATCCTACCTTAGT GTTAAAGTAGAAGATATGTCAGCCCCAAAAGATGCTAGAGAAATAGGTGTATGCCAAATTCCATTGAAGGGAATTGTTGATTATCCTCATATAATGCATGAATTAGAAGCAAGTCCATGGATTGTAGAAGAAGCAAAATGTGAAGGTTGGagtaaaaaattgaaagaATGGAAATTTGGTAAATTAGAAGGAAAAGTAGTTGTTGGGAGAGTACCTAGATATAGACAAATAGGTGATATGTATCATatagataataaatattgcTATTTGattgtacatatattaaatatagatCAAATAGTTACTGTTGACAATGTAAAAGAATTAGACAGTTATGTTGAAGTATCATTTGATGAAACAAGTAGAAGAacaaaaatagtaaaaaaaactttGACTCCAAATTATGATAGTTACATTGCTATACCATTAagatttaataataaaaacgaactaaattatgaaaattttagtaaaaaaggatgtatatatattgatgTATGGGGTAAAACTGATGATGTAATTTATATAGGAGGTATATCTATAACACCGtatgaaattttttataatgaaaaaaatgcaagAAGGAAAAAAACCAAATTAGAACATACAGATTtagaaacaaatataaaaataaattatgaaacTGTAGTATATAAAggttgtaaaaaattacattttttacatgaTGATCAAAGATTgtcaaatttaaattttagtATATGGACATATCCAGACTTATTAAATAGTGAAGGAAGTAATAAAGATACTAGGATATATTCTCCTCCAGTTTTTAATACAACTAATAATTTTCCTTTAAAATTAGcacaaaaatatgaaaaattaaaaagctTATATTTTCAAGTGTTAAAAGCAATTAAAGGAATCCCTGAAAGTTGTACAGATATATCAAAAGCAAAaagatattttaattatgaattattaaatcaaagaaaagaaaatcaCTTTTTACCAACTCTTATAACAAATGTTAAATCTCCATATTTCTTTGAATCTGAGAGGGCGATATTTCATTATGTTCGATGTATACcatttatacataaaaaagaaaatttagTATTTACTCCTGATTTTACTTTACAATTAAAAGGGGGTAATGCATTAGATCATAGTCTTTTGTTATGCAGTCTTTTTCTCGGTATTCCAGTTATTTCCTTTGTTTGTTTTGGGACATTATTAGATAATCAAAAACATGCATGGGTAGCTACACTTGAATTTAAtgaacataaaaattatgggCTTATCAAATTTTGGGAAACAACTACAGgaaatgtatatacattaaaaaaaagattcttagatattaacaaattaaaaagtttaaaaatacaGTTAAGTGAATCTAAACATAAATTGCATCTAAGAGATGATTTTTTACATAGGAATAGTACACAAAAAGATATAGATACAATTAAAGAACAAACtaaaagatatattaaagaaatatttcaaaatagAAACAGAGATGTTCCACCAAATGGTCCATCATTACCATACAAAACCATTGatcttatatttaataatacaaatatatatgttaatttACAAGATCCAGATcctttaaatatatggTATGATTATTGGAAATTTGATTATTGGTTTCCTTTTTCTTCTatacaatataatatacaaccatgttttactattaaaacattttcacATAAAATTGAAGACATGGAACTTGATAGATTAGCTAAAGACCTTAGAACAAACatagaagaaaatataaatatttatcgaGCTTCTAGAAATTTATCCACTAGGTGGAATAAAGATGAAACTttagaattatttttacaagtAGGTCTAGAATTATTACATCAATTAAATACATCAAGAAAAGATGATGAAAGATTAGCTAAAGTTAAAATTGATGATTGGAAAAAAGCATTATATCATAAAGTTCCACAAAGTCATAGATTACTAGGGTTTCCATATCATTTCAATACTTGtaaatcaaaatttattactGATAAACTTATAAGTACGTTAGCAATTTTAGAATCACGAGATAAATCTTTATGTCTTTCTTTAGctgtatgcatatatagtCTTCCTGGAGGGTTTATCTcagtttatatatatattattacttgCGTTAAAGTCACACAACGTGAAATGAGGAAAATTGAAATTACTAAGGAAAAG gCTCAAAGAAAGACAAAACtcaaaaatttgaaaaaaaacgatCACAGCAATAATAATGGTGATACACAATCAGGGGAAGCTGAAGACACGTATAATGTACAAAATGATAACGATGGTATCTTAACAAATTTTGATGAAACATTAAAGGATGATCcttattatgaaaatgaacaaaatacAAATGCAAACAAAAGTCCATTtgacaatttttataaaaatgaagaaaatacaaatatgatAGGactaaataaagaaaatcaaaatgaagaaaatgaaaattccTCAAGAAACGGAGAAAGAAGGAGAAagaaattacaaaaatctGTAGATTTAATCAATATAATgttggaaataaaaaatagaaaaaaaagtaggGTAATAGATAAAGATGCTAAAAAGAATGAACcggaagaaaataaaaataatgaacaaTCATTAATTgacgataaaaataacatattaGATAAAACAGATGATAAAGACCAAATGGAAAGCaaagaaaaagatattGATCAAACTCCTGGCGATGATAAGATAAAAACAAAGGATAAAGAGGAAacgaaaaagaagaaaaaaagtaaatctaaaaaaaaagaaaaagatccagaatatgaaaaattaatgatgTCAAATGCATATCTTGAACAAGAAAGAAAAAGGCTACAAGAAGATatggaaaaattaaaacttgaaaaagaagaacTTAGATTACAAAAAGCTATCGAACAAGAAGATGCAAATCAAAAGCTTATagaagaaaacaaaaaattaaaaaaagaattattagaaaataatacattgGAAAGAAAAGCTTCATTTATGCTTAAAGTAAGTGAAtgggaaaaaaaagaaaaagaaagaatAAAACAACAGGAAGAAGATTATAAGAAAATGATAGAGGAGGCTAAGCTAAATGAAAACAAAGAGAAACACAGCAAATCGAAAGAAAA aGATGAAGATAATAAGGAAAAAATCAAAACAACCAAAGGGGATAAGCACAAAAAATCCCATAATAAAAAccaaaaagaaataatccCCGAAGTAAACGATGATGATGTAGACTTAACGAAAGAAATAGATTATGGTGAAAAAACAAAGGAAATAGATCACGAAGATACAAAAAGCTATATTGGTCTAGAACaccaaattaaaaatgaggTATCCGAGGAATCTGATGATAGTTTTGACTCAAAGATGCGTGATAAAGATGGAAAACAACATGAAAAAGGATATATTGATTTAACAAGTTTTGATGAAAATTTAGATTTGaacaaaatttacaaaaatactTCAG GTTTTGGAAATACGAAtgaaacaaaaagaaacaCAATCAAAGTTCACACCACCAgaagaatatataatg aCAATAAGCCCGATGATACAGAAGACTCAGATATAATTGATAACGGAAATCAAGCAAATATAGCgagatatttatatgataaaagCATATCTCAGAATGtcaatcaaaaaaaatattatgatgaaaaaCCTCATTATGGAAAGGATATGAAAAACATAActtataaagaaataaaagactatgatttatttaaagGATTTATTGAagaaactaaaaaaaagaagaaaatagtTTTAGTGAAAAAGCCATAA
- a CDS encoding glucose inhibited division protein a homologue, putative — translation MVEEMRIHFGYNCPKKKQIIFYVLTFIIFFVIPNYSYILKKNTLFLTPNLYRTTYKNFKKNGNKLDSNQKLFVGKCPCNEHEKKYDVIVIGGGHSGCEASYISAKLGAKTLLITQCKESIGEMSCNPSIGGIGKGILVKEIDALGGLMGKVIDKSGIHFKILNLKKGLAVRGHRAQADRDLYNHYMKEYMFNMPNLYILENTVHSLLIENSTTRNDSANMDENIEEKKKYKYVYGIKNKCSCEFYADNVILTTGTFLGGICHIGKDKYKGGRIKRILGKGKDNQLKSENSIELNKIKEEIEKNKIQKINDIHNCIGNNNDNKNEVEENSIFDNLIEESTKNLATQLKENNFEIKRMKTGTPPRLCKDSINFDILEKEGTEKKHPFYFSFLNSNKINNNKTLPCYKTYTNIKTHELVIKYLNELPDFDCYDKLGNGPRYCPSIAKKVTKFSEKKKHIIWLEPEGFDNILIYPNGLSSAYPLNRQQEIINSIKGLENAKILFPAYDVEYFYVNPKCLNYTLETKIINGLFLSGQICGTTGYEEAACQGIVAGINAALNSLKKKNKSSINNFVLTRNDSYIGVLIHDLINKGITEPYRMFTSRAEYRLYLRPDNADIRLTPKAEKLGIASKERLYILNHKYYSVNKIISVFKKLTLNNLENQKLIEEGIKKKDPTKDIENKSITNNDDSGNNVNDLSHTFDGSLPIINTPNYNINHKEKLCLNSNEDKKKNGINTVYNILKSGVECSLNVLQNKLKEVNNDDILKSVKLNKQNNLDIYRDNYDILYNLNFNEILINNSILETACAEVKYSSYLKKQITEMNKIKSNFNLAIPNTIQYDRNNFPYLSNEEIEKLNKYRPSNLDEANKIEGVTMSGIYYLYHYIIKEKKKKNHEKQSNT, via the exons ATGGTTGAGGAAATGCGTATCCACTTTGGTTACAATTgcccaaaaaaaaaacaaatcattttttatgtcttaacattcattattttttttgtaataccGAATTATTCTTACATATTAAAGAAGAATACGCTATTTTTGACACCAAATTTATATAG AACAACTTATAAGAATTTCAAGAAAAATGGCAACAAATTGGATTCGAATCAAAAACTCTTTGTTGGAAAATGCCCTTGTAATgaacatgaaaaaaaatatgatgtTATAGTTATAGGTGGGGGACATAGCGGGTGTGAAGCTAGCTATATAAGTGCAAAGTTAGGAGCTAAAACTTTATTAATAACTCAATGTAAAGAGAGTATAGGAGAAATGTCGTGCAACCCATCTATTGGAGGAATAGGGAAAGGAATACTTGTAAAAGAAATAGACGCATTAGGAGGGTTAATGGGAAAAGTAATAGATAAAAGTGGAattcattttaaaatattaaatttaaaaaaaggattAGCTGTGAGAGGACATAGAGCACAAGCAGATAGAGATTTGTATAATCATTATATGAAagaatatatgtttaatatGCCTAACTTATATATTCTTGAAAATACTGTTCATTCATTATTAATTGAAAATTCAACGACACGAAACGATAGCGCAAATATGGATGAAAATATAgaggagaaaaaaaaatacaaatatgtatacggaattaaaaataaatgttcGTGTGAATTTTACGCTGATAATGTTATTTTAACTACTGGTACATTTTTAGGAGGGATATGCCATATAGgaaaagataaatataaggGTGGTCGAATTAAAAGGATCTTAGGAAAAGGGAAAGATAATCAATTGAAAAGTGAAAACTCTATTGAgctaaataaaataaaggaagaaatcgaaaaaaataagattcaaaaaataaatgacaTACATAATTGTattggaaataataatgataataaaaatgaggTGGAAGAAAATTCTATCTTTGATAACCTGATTGAAGAATCTACGAAAAATCTTGCAACACAacttaaagaaaataattttgaaataaaaagaatgaAAACAGGTACACCTCCAAGATTATGCAAAGACAGCATAAATTTTGACattttagaaaaagaaggaacagaaaaaaaacatccTTTTTacttttcctttttaaatagtaataaaataaataataataaaacattacCATGCTATAAAacttatacaaatataaaaactcATGAACTagtcataaaatatttaaatgaattgCCCGATTTTGATTGTTATGATAAACTTGGTAATGGACCACGATATTGCCCATCGATAGCTAAAAAAGTTACAAAATtttcagaaaaaaaaaaacacataaTATGGTTAGAACCAGAAGGTTTTgacaatatattaatttatccAAATGGTTTAAGTTCAGCATATCCATTAAATAGACAACaagaaattataaattcaatAAAAGGTTTGGAAAATGCAAAAATACTTTTTCCTGCTTATGATgttgaatatttttatgttaatccaaaatgtttaaattatacattagaaacaaaaataattaatggattatttttatctggTCAAATATGTGGAACAACTGGATATGAAGAAGCAGCTTGTCAAGGTATAGTTGCAGGAATTAATGCAGCATTAAATtcactaaaaaaaaaaaataaatcatccataaataattttgtattaacAAGAAATGATAGTTATATAGGAGTTTTAATACATGATCTTATAAATAAAGGAATTACAGAACCATATAGAATGTTTACCTCTCGAGCTGAGTATAGATTATATTTACGACCTGATAATGCTGATATTAGATTAACACCAAAGGCAGAAAAATTAGGTATAGCTTCAAAGGAAagactatatatattaaatcataaatattactcagttaataaaattatatccGTTTTTAAGAAATTaactttaaataatttggaAAATCAAAAGCTTATAGAAgaaggaataaaaaaaaaggatcCAACTAAAGacattgaaaataaatctatcacaaataatgatgatagTGGGAATAATGTAAATGATCTGTCTCATACTTTCGATGGAAGCCTACCAATTATCAACACACCCaactataatattaatcataaggaaaaattatgtttgAATAGCaatgaagataaaaaaaaaaatggtataAATACTGTTTataacatattaaaaagtgGGGTAGAATGCTCGTTAAATGTTTTGCAAAATAAATTGAAAGAAGTAAACAACGACGACATACTAAAAAGTGTAAAACtgaataaacaaaataatttagacATATATAGAgataattatgatatattatacaatttaaattttaatgaaattttaataaacaaTTCAATATTAGAAACAGCTTGTGCTGAAGTTAAATATTCCTCTTATTTAAAGAAGCAGATAACCGAGATGAACAAAATCAAGagcaattttaatttagcCATTCCTAATACCATACAATATGATAG GAATAATTTCCCTTATTTGTCTAACgaagaaattgaaaaaCTCAACAAATATAGACCCTCCAATTTGGATGAAGCCAATAAAATCGAAGGTGTAACGATGAGtggcatatattatttgtaccattacataataaaagaaaaaaaaaaaaaaaatcatgaAAAACAAAGCAACACATAG